Within the Bacillus pumilus genome, the region GTCTCCATTCCAGCTATTGGTTGCGCCACCTGCTATCGCGCCCTCTTTTGATTGAAGCCATACATAAAATTCAAGCTGCCTTTTTAATGTTTTTTCCCAATCGCTTGCACCGGTAGCGGAAGATGGCTTTAAACCACCTTTATCTGAGGACAAAGCATAAGCGGCGACTGGGTTTTGATACCCTTGGTGACAATGGCTCGCTCCGATACGCCATGACCAGTTTGCATAATCGCCAAGTCCTCCGCCCCAAGAGGTATACCATGCCATTAAGTAATGACAGGCACCCTTTCCGTTTCCAGGGTACGGATTCCCTTGCTTACCGCTTCCAATCGTTTGAAAATACTTATCGTACATACCGTAACGGAGAAAATCACCCATTTTTTTCGCTTTATCAAGATAGGTTGAATTATTGTAGCCGAGTTCCTTTGCCCAATAGATCGCTTGTATTGCACGCGCATCAGCATCCGTTGCATTCGTATAGCGCCACTGAGCAGCTGGTACTTGGTTTTCTTTTGTGAACAAGCTCATAAAGCCTTCATTTGGCTTCCCAAACGATTTATCATCTTGGGATGGATGCGGGATCGCCTCCCAAACAGATTCCTGCTGCCCGCGCTGGAACGTGTTCACATATGCGGCTTTGTGTGATGGATTGAGCAAGTTCCCATATTTATACCAGTTATCGACATCAAGCAGCCAGTGCATTAAATACGTTTCATTTGTTCCATAGGTTGATTTCAATTCACCATCAATCGGATCTTGACCAGCAGGACGAGCCCCACTCAGCTGACTAGGATATTGATCTGGATATGGTTTTTCTGATGCGTAGGTGGCTGGACTAGAAGGGTTGTAGGCGCTCATATGTGGCTGTTCATCATTCCCATCTTCATTTACCGGGATGATGTATTTCTCCATATTGTCCCAGGCTGCCTCTAATTTGCTCCAATCTCTTGTGTAATGTCCGTACAACACCTCTAACCATAGCCAATAACTGTATGCTTCTGACGTTGTCATATGCCCATAATCAGGCGCTTCGCAAATAAGCGTCTCAATTGAATGATACGGAATTCCTTCTGGTGAAAAATATCCATTCGCATCACTTTTAATTTGATGATAAAGCGTTAAAAACCGTTCTTTGTTTGACAAATCCTTCACCCTTTCAATAAATCTTGATTTTTATTTGTCTGGAAGTGTACCAAATACTAAAGAACCATCATCAAAAACAGGTATTCTCGGTGTTTTTTGCATATTGGATGTTAAGCCTTGAAAGGAATAATCATTTGAGGCATCCCATATATTCGATCCATTTGGCGCAGATAATCGAAATTGAATTTCCTTTTTATGCTCTGATTCTCCTCCAGGAAAAATCACTACGCCCGTAAAATCAATTTCTGCATAATACACGTGGGCTGAAGCGTCATATACCTTGAGCGGAGATAAGGAAGCGCCTTCATTGTAGGCGGCTGTCACTTGAATATCTTTTTCAGTCAATCCCTTTGCAAAGACCTCACTCAAATTGACGTAATATCTAAAGGAGAGCGTTTGACTACGTCTAGCCGGCCATCCGGACCGGTTGTATAAAACCGCCTTTACTTGAGTAGATGTAGCATCGTTATTCATCACGGCTGCCTCTACAAAAAACTCATCTTCTGGTTGTTCTTTAGGCGGAAAATCGGGCAGCTTTGATTGCCCTTTTCCAAACAGCTGCACCATTTTAGCTATATTTCCAGTAAAAGCAGCATTATAATCCGTCGCCACCTCGTTTGAAACATAATCAGAGATGTCATCGTCATATTGATCCTGTGCATTAGGTCCGCCAACGAGCGCACCATAAAGAGTGTGACGATGATTCGAAGGATTTGTCAGCTGGTTAGACCATGAGCCGTGTGCCGTTCGGTGGTGTGGGTGCTTTGGCGGGTTCTGGCCAAACCCAACGACATAGCTTCTCTTTAGTGGATTATCGCCAAGCATATAGTGAGTTTGGTTGATCGCAAACGTTTGGTAACGATTCTTTTTTTCTTCATCTGACACCCAGTCAGCGTAAACAAAGGCTAAAAATGCTGCATTTGCTGTATAACGAAGTGAGCCCCATTGATCTAGCCATGCCAAACCGCCAGGCGTATACGTGATTCTTTCAACTTTTCCATTTTGTACAAAACCCGTCGTCCAGTAATCGAGATTGCGTTCTGTCGATTCTATAAATCGATTCTCTTTCGTGATCCTGGCGAGTAAGATTTGCGAAGCAAAAAAAGTATTGTCCCACGACATGGTAAACGTATAATCCCAATCTTTTGGCCATTCCTCTACTGCTTTTAGTGCTTGATTTAAATAGGTTTCTTCATTTGTTGCCAAATGCAGCCAGATTCCGCCCCAAATGAGTTCATCAATATAGCCACTCCATGAGTTGTAAAATGGCTGAGCGTTTGTGACACAATCTGTATACTCACCACGATACCTGTCAGCAAATGCATATAGCTGTTTCGCGTGCGTCAGAAGCTTTGCTGCATAAGAGGCATCTGTCTCTTTAAAAATGATAGAACCCGCTGCTAAAGCTGCCGCAGTTTGTGCGGCTACTTCTGTTCCAGGACAATTTTCATCAATTTTAAAAGCTGGCCGGCTCATCGGCATCACTTCTGCCGGTCCCCACCAAGCATGATCAGCGTTCCCATCACCTACCTGCGCCCAAAACTCGTTCGGACCTGTATGAGCTTTCAAAAAATAATCTGTTGCCCACTTGATTTGACCTAACATGTCATCAAGCAGTCCTGCCTCTTCATAGGCTTCTCGGTATTCATATACTGTCCAAGCAAGCACAGCCGCTGAGTACGCCATTGGAAGGCCAAATTTCACATGATCACCTGCGTCATACCAGCCGCCAGTTAAGTCATGACCTACATCCTTCCCATCCTCTAGTCCAGAATCTCCCCGCCAGTTGAGACGGTTGCTTTGAGGTAGCTTTCCAGACCGCTGCGCTTCATAAAACAACAAGGATTTCTGAAGAACCTCTACATAGTTATAAGATGCCATTTCTGTATGACTCACCCCTTCTTTTTAGTCAAACATGAATAGACAAGCCACCTCCTTTTATTCATAACGTGATTTGAACAGCTTTGAAAAGAATCAAATATGTTTCAAAAAAAAGCATAGAAAACAGCAATCAGCTTTGCGCTCATCGAAGTTTTTTCTCTTGATTCTTTCTGAGACTGTACCCAGAATGATCATATGTCACATGAGAACATTTCAGACGGCGAAATTCTCTTTTTTGCTCTATTTGGGTAGAAAGAATGACATACAATCTCTTCTCTTAAAACATCACGCTAAATCAAGATATATGAGTGAATTAGAAAAAGATTCCAATTGGTAGGAATTCTTTATTAGTTAACATAATAATATTATTGTATATATAAAAAGAACGCCCCATTAAGGGCGCTCTGCATTGATCGTATTAAAACAAAGAAAGCTGGTTTTGATCAGGAAGTGCTTCTAAGCAGCCTTGACGATCTAAATATTCTAGGATCGTTTTCGACACTTTTCCGCGTTTTTGTAAATCTTCTTTTGAAAGGAATTCCCCATCTTGACGTGCGCGTACAATATTTAACGCAACGTTCGTTCCGAGTCCAGGGATTGAGTTGAACGGCGGAATCAATCCGTCACCATCAATGATAAACTCTGTTGCACTTGATCGGTAGAGGTCCACTTTTTTGAAATGGTAGCCTCTTTCACACATTTCAAGAGCAAGCTCTAGTACAGTTAATAGGTTTTTTTCTTTCGGTGATGCATCTAAACCTTTTGAGTTAATATCGTCCATGACTGCTCGAATCGCATTCGATCCTTTTGTCATTGTTTCAATATCAAAGTCATCTGCACGAACGGTAAAGTAAGCCGCATAGTATAAAAGTGCATGATGCACCTTAAAGTAAGCAATACGTACAGCCATTAATACGTAAGCAGCTGCGTGGGCCTTAGGGAACATGTATTTGATCTTTTTACAAGAATCAATATACCAGTTCGGTACATTATTATTCTTCATTTCTTCTTCCCATTCAGGAGGAAGTCCTTTTCCTTTACGAACAGACTCCATGATTTTAAAGGCAAGTGACGGCTCTAAACCCTGATAGATGAGATAGACCATAATATCGTCACGGCACCCAATCACTTCACTTAGTTCACACGTTTTATTGTGGATGAGCTCTTGCGCGTTCCCGAGCCATACATCCGTCCCGTGTGATAATCCAGAGATCTGAACGAGCTCTGAGAAGGTTGTTGGTTTTGTATCCTCAAGCATTTGTCGAACAAACCTTGTCCCAAACTCCGGAATACCGAGTGTACCTGTTTTACAGCCAATTTGCTCTTCTGTTACACCAAGAGGCTCTGTTCCCTGGAAAATCTTCATCACTTCAGGATCATCTGTTGGAATCGTTTTTGGATCAATTCCGCTTAAATCCTGAAGCATACGAATAACCGTAGGATCATCGTGCCCTAGTATATCAAGTTTGAGCAAGTTGTCATGGATGGAGTGGAAATCAAAATGCGTCGTTTTCCAATCAGAACCTGTCGCGTCTGCTGGAAATTGAATAGGTGAAAAATCGTAAATGTCCATATAATCCGGCACTACAATGATACCGCCTGGATGCTGACCCGTTGTCCGTTTTACCCCTGTACAGCCTTGTACAAGCCGGTCGATTTCTGCGCCCCTCATATGAAGATTATGATCTCCAGCATAGCCTTTCACGTAACCATATGCTGTTTTTTCTGCAACAGTACCAATCGTACCTGCTCGGTATACGTACTCTTCACCAAACAGCTCTTTTGTATAGTTATGAGCTATCGGCTGATATTCACCTGAAAAGTTCAAGTCGATATCAGGGACTTTGTCTCCTTTAAAACCTAAGAACGTTTCAAACGGAATATCATGTCCGTCTTTTTTGTACGGCGTGCCACATTCTGGGCAGTCTTTGTCAGGAAGGTCAAAGCCTGAACCAACAGATCCGTCATTAAAGAATTCGGAATGCTTACAGCTTGGACATACATAATGCGGCGCAAGCGGGTTCACTTCGGTAATCTCTGTTAAAGTGGCAACAAGTGATGAGCCGACAGATCCCCTTGAACCAACAAGATATCCGTCATCAAGTGATTTCTTTACAAGCTTATGAGAAATTAAGTAAATAACGGCGAATCCATGACCGATAATACTTTTTAATTCTTTCTCAATACGGTCTTCTACGATTTTCGGCAAGTCATCTCCGTAGATGCTGCGCGCCATTTGATAACTCATTTCCCGTATTTCTTCATCTGCACCTTCAATTTTTGGTGTGTACAGATCATCTTTGATTGGTTTAATGCTTTCGACCATCTCAGAAACTTTTTTCGTATTCGTCACGACGATCTCTTTCGCTTTTTCCTCTCCTAGAAAGGAGAATGCTTCAAGCATTTCATCTGTCGTTCTAAAATGAACTTTTGGCAGTTCATGACGATTCAGCGGATTCGCTCCACCTTGCGATGAAATTAAGATTTTACGATAAATTTTGTCTTCTGGATGCAGATAATGCACATTCCCTGTTGCCACGACTGGTTTATTCAGCTTTTCACCAAGCTTCACAATGTTTGTGATGATTTCTTTTAACGCACGTTCATCTCGAACAAGCTCCAGCTGTAGCAGATGCTGATACACTTCTGGCGGATGAACTTCTAAATAGTCGTAAAATGCGGCAATGTCTTCTACCTCATCAGGTGATTTTTGCATCATTCCTTCAAACACTTCACCCTTATCACAGGCAGACCCGATAATTAAACCTTCTCGATATTTCTCAAGCTGTGAGCGCGGAATGCGCGGCACTCGGTAGAAATAATGAATATGAGAAAGAGAAACAAGCTTGAATAAATTTTTCAGCCCCGTCTCATTTTGTGCGATCAGAATGGCATGGTAAGGACGTGAGCGCTGGTACGCATTAGACTGACCCATGTTTTCATTTAATTGATCGTGATAAGCAATATCTTTTTCAGCCGCATCTTTTAGCATTTTTAGCATGAGGTAGCCTGTCGCCTCTGCATCGTAAATGGCGCGGTGATGCTGCGTCAGTTCTATATCGAACTTTTTACAAAGTGTGTTCAGCCGATGATTCTTAAATTCTGGGTATAGGAATCGGCCAAGTTCAAGTGTATCAATCACCGGGTTTGACGCTTTATCTGTTTTTAACAGGCGTTTGTACGCTGTATTTAAAAAGCCCATATCAAAGCTTGCATTGTGCGCAACAAGGATATCTTGTCCAATCCATTCTTTGAAATCCCGTACGACATCGACGACATCTGGCGCATCTCTGACCATATCATCCGTGATACCTGTTAATTCGATCGTTGTCGCTGATAATGGGTGATGAGGATTTGCAAAAGCCTCAAAACGGTCAATGATTTCTCCGCCTTTTATTTTTACTGCTGCCAGCTCAATGATCGTGTCATACACAGCTGAAAGTCCAGTTGTCTCGACGTCAAATACGACATACGTTGCATCCTCTAACAAACGGTGCTCTGGATTATAGGCAATAGGGACTCCGTCGTCAACCAAGTTGATTTCCACACCATACATCATTTTGATGTCATGCTTTCTACTTGCTGCATACGCATCTGGGAAGGATTGTACAACCGCATGATCCGTCAGGGCAATTGCTTCATGTCCCCATTTTTTTGCTTGCTCCACCAGCCTGCCGATGCCAGTAACAGCATCCATTTGGCTCATTGGGGAATGCAAATGAAGCTCGACACGCTTTTCACCCTCAGGTGCCGTATCCTCTTTCAACTGAGGTTTCATTTCATTGACGTCATTGGCAATCATGACAAGGTCTCTCACAAACGTATCGTTTTGAATGCTTCCTCTTGCTTTGACCCACATGCCTTTTTTCAATGATTTCATCAGCTGGGCATCTTCTTTTTCTCTTGCAAACATCTTGATTAAAATACTGTTTGTATAATCAGTAATTTTAAAGATACAAAGCGTTCTGCCGCTTTTCAGCTCACGTGTTTCTGCATCGAATACGTAGCCCTGGACGGTAATTCTTCTTTCCTCGTCCATAATACTATCAAGCGTACGAATTTCTTCATTGTCTTTAATTTGATAGCCAATCATGAGAGGGCCAGACGGACCTTCCTCCTGCTCCTCACTTTCCTTCTTCTCCATCTCAGTGAGGGCTTGCATTGCTCTTTCTTGATCTTCAGCAAGCTTTTGTTCTCTAAACTTCTGAATCTCTTGATCTGATACAAAAATTTCTGTATCAAATTGCAATTCTGGAAAGCCTACTTGTTTAAAAGCAGCCTGTAGCATTGGACTGTACTTCTTCTTGATGGCCAAAGCTTCTGTTTCGCTTTTCGTTTTGATGATGATTTTATGTCCAGACAGCGATGGTTTTTGCTGCTGAAGCAAGCTGATAATTGGAGGAGAAATTCCTTGAAGCTCTTCCACACAATGTGACCAATACGATTGAACGAGCTCTTCCGAGATGCTCGGATCATTGACTTCAATCGTACAAGTAACTTGTGCAATATGAGAAAATGCATTTGTCAGCCTGCTGAGAAACATTGCATATACTTTGTAAGGCAGAAGCGCCTTAAATTTAAAAAGGAAATGCCACGTTTTCGCCAACTTATGCACCGTCAATTTGACGATTTCTCCTTCTTCAAAGTAACGACTGAGGTCATCATCTGTCATTTGAATCTGATTGAGTAATATATGAAATTGCCGCCGTGTGATCGGTAATTGTTCATCCAAGACAGGACCCTCCTTTTGTCAATCAGAAAGGTACCTCTTTTCTATAGGAGGTACCTTCATTTTTTTGTTCGTTTTTTACGCTTGGCGTATAAATGAAATCAGCTCATCAACAGATACTTCATGTGATTCACCTGATTTTCTAAACTTCACTTCAACGATGCCTTCTTCTGAACGTTTTCCGCAGCTAATGCGAATTGGCAGCCCAATTAAATCACTGTCTGCAAATTTCACGCCTGCACGCTCCTGTCGGTCATCGAATAGTACGTCAAAACCCTCATTTTCTAAACGCTCGTACAACGTTTCAGCAAGCTCTTTTTGAGCATCGTTTTTCATATTTAATGCAAGGAGGTGAAGGTCATATGGCGCAACAGCTTCTGGCCAAATGATTCCTTTCTCATCGTGATGCTGCTCTACAATCGCTGAAAGCGTTCTAGAGATACCGATACCATAGCAACCCATAATCATTGGCTGCGCCCGGCCATTCTCATCCAGGTACGTCGCATCCATTGACTCAGAATAACGAGTGCCTAGTTTAAAGACTTGTCCTACTTCAATCCCCTTGGCAAACTGGATTGTGCCTTCTCCATCTGGAGAAACGTCTCCTTCTTGAATGAAACGAAGGTCTGTGAATTCTTTCACTGACACATCACGCGCAGGATTAACATTGACATAGTGATAATCCGCTTCGTTTGCACCTGCGACAGCATTTGTCATGCCTTTAACTGTAAGATCTGCATAAATATCGACTTCTGCTTCCAGCTTTACTGGGCCAACAAATCCAGGCTCTGTTCCAATGACTTCTAGTACTTCTTCGCGAGTAGCCAGCTCTACAAGCTGTGCTCCTACTAAGTTTTTCACTTTCACATCATTTACTTCATGGTCGCCTCTCGTCAGGATGAGGACATACGCATCATCTGCTTTAAACAAAACAGACTTGATACAAAGAGAAGGATCAACATCTAAAAATCCAGCGATGTCTTGAATCGTTTTTACTTGCGGTGTATGAACTTTTTCAAGTTCTTTGAAGTCCGCAGGATTTGCTTCTTCTCCTTGATAGACAGCTTCAGCCATTTCAATATTCGCAGCATAGGAAGATGTATCAGAGTATGCGATTGTATCTTCTCCTACTTCTGACAGTGCCATAAACTCATGTGTATCTTTTCCTCCCATTGCACCAGAATCTGCAATGACTGGTCTAAAATTAAGACCTACTTTTGAGAATACATTGGAGTAAGCTGTAAACATCTTGTTATATGTGTCATCAAGGCTTTCTGGTGAAGAATGGAATGAGTACGCATCCTTCATAATAAATTCACGTCCACGCAGCAGTCCAAAACGTGGTCTCTGTTCGTCGCGGAATTTTGATTGAATTTGATAAAGAGTTAAAGGAAGCTTCTTATACGATTTCACTTCGCTACGTACGAGTGATGTAATCACTTCTTCGTGCGTTGGGCCAAGTGCGAACTCGCGGCCATGACGATCTTTCATACGCATCAATTCTGGACCGTATGTATACCATCTTCCTGACTCTTGCCACATTTCTGCCTGTTGCAGCACTGGCATTAACAGCTCAGCTGCTCCTGCCTTTTCCATCTCCTTGCGAACGATGGATTGAATATGCTGAATGACTTTATGAGCAAGCGGCAGATAATGATAGATTCCGCTTGTATTTTGTCTTATGAACCCAGCTCTTACTAAGAGCTGGTGACTTTTTGCCTCAGCATCTGCTGGCACCTCTCGAAGAGTTGGTATGAAAGTCAGGGATTGTCTCATGTCGTTACACCTCATTTATGAAATAGGACTTCTCACAAAAACTCTTGTTTCCCGTAATGAGAAACAAGAGACATTGGTTTTATAAAAATAATCGCTGGATGTCATTCCACGTAACCACTAGCATTAACAGCATGAGGAATGCAACACCGATAAAGACAACAAGTGCTTCTTTCTCACGATTAATTGGTTTACCGCGAATGGCTTCAACAAACAAGAAGAGTAAACGTCCTCCGTCTAGTGCAGGAATCGGCAATAAATTCACGATACCTAAGTTGATACTAAGGAACGCCGCAAACTGCATTAATGTTAACACACCTTGCTTAGCTACTTCTCCTGTCATGTCATAGATCCCAACAGGACCTGCTAACATATCTAATGAAAATTGCCCTGTGACAATCTTTTGCAAGTTCGTTAAAATCAAACCTGCTGTTGAAATCACAGTTGTTCCTGAGGATGAAATAACCTTCAGAAATCCATTTTCCGTTGGCGGATAAGATCCGAAACGGCCAATGTTTTTCCCGTCTGCTTTCACAGCTTCTGGTACAACCTGTACAGTGCTTTCTTTGCCGTCTCGGTCAATGACGACATTCATTTTTTTCTCAGGGTTCTTTTGAACGGTTTGAACGACATCTGTCCAAGAATCCATTTTATCCCCGTTAATGGACACGATGTGGTCTCCCTGCATGAGTCCAGCTTCTGCCGCTCGGCCGTCTTTCGTCAGCTTACCGAGTACAGGATCATCAACGGTGACCCCTTGAATAAATCCTAAAGCAACTAAAATCACATACGCCAAGATAAAGTTCATAATCGGTCCAGCTGCGATCGCTTTAATACGCTGCCATACCGTTTTTGATCCAAATTGACGATTGTATGGTGCGATTTGAATTTCTTCACCATCTGCAATATAAAAACTTGTTTGACTGACATTGTAACCAGTCAAAATATCTTCATTTCCAGCTTCATATCCTGAGATTCTCATGGCGTGATCTAAATCAATCTGCTCCACTTCGATGACAAGTGCATCAGGATATTTTTCTTTATCATTTAAAATGATTTTTTCTACTTCATTTTGCTCATTGAATAAGAGCCCCACTGTATGACCTGGTTTAATTTCAATGACTTCAGGGTCCTCTCCCGCCATTTTAACAAATCCGCCAATAGGGAGCAGTCTAATGGTATAAACGGTTTCCTTTCGTTTAAAGGAGAAAATCTTCGGCCCAAAACCAATTGCGAACTCACGGCATAAAATCCCCGCTCGCTGCGCCATAATTAAATGGCCAAGCTCGTGGAAAAAAACGAGCGTTCCAAAAATAATAATAAACGCAATCACTGTATTCACGAACATACCACCTTATGTGAGGATTGATTGAACAAAGTCTCGTGTCTCTTTGTCCA harbors:
- a CDS encoding glycoside hydrolase family 48 protein, translated to MSNKERFLTLYHQIKSDANGYFSPEGIPYHSIETLICEAPDYGHMTTSEAYSYWLWLEVLYGHYTRDWSKLEAAWDNMEKYIIPVNEDGNDEQPHMSAYNPSSPATYASEKPYPDQYPSQLSGARPAGQDPIDGELKSTYGTNETYLMHWLLDVDNWYKYGNLLNPSHKAAYVNTFQRGQQESVWEAIPHPSQDDKSFGKPNEGFMSLFTKENQVPAAQWRYTNATDADARAIQAIYWAKELGYNNSTYLDKAKKMGDFLRYGMYDKYFQTIGSGKQGNPYPGNGKGACHYLMAWYTSWGGGLGDYANWSWRIGASHCHQGYQNPVAAYALSSDKGGLKPSSATGASDWEKTLKRQLEFYVWLQSKEGAIAGGATNSWNGDYSAYPAGRSTFYDMAYEDAPVYHDPPSNNWFGMQAWPMERVAELYYIFVKDGDKTSENVQMAKSCITKWVNYALDYIFIGSRPVSDEEGYFLDDQGRRILGGTNATVATTSAPGEFWLPGNIAWSGQPDTWNGFQSATGNPNLTAVTKDPTQDTGVLGSLVKAFTFFAAATKLETGNYTALGVRAKDAAAQLLEVAWNYNDGVGIVTEEEREDYDRFFKKEVYFPNGWNGTFGQGNQIPGSSTIPSDPQRGGNGVYTSFADLRPNIKQDPAWSSLESKYQSSFNEATGKWENGAPVFTYHRFWSQVDMATAYAEYHRLIN
- a CDS encoding glycoside hydrolase family 9 protein, producing the protein MASYNYVEVLQKSLLFYEAQRSGKLPQSNRLNWRGDSGLEDGKDVGHDLTGGWYDAGDHVKFGLPMAYSAAVLAWTVYEYREAYEEAGLLDDMLGQIKWATDYFLKAHTGPNEFWAQVGDGNADHAWWGPAEVMPMSRPAFKIDENCPGTEVAAQTAAALAAGSIIFKETDASYAAKLLTHAKQLYAFADRYRGEYTDCVTNAQPFYNSWSGYIDELIWGGIWLHLATNEETYLNQALKAVEEWPKDWDYTFTMSWDNTFFASQILLARITKENRFIESTERNLDYWTTGFVQNGKVERITYTPGGLAWLDQWGSLRYTANAAFLAFVYADWVSDEEKKNRYQTFAINQTHYMLGDNPLKRSYVVGFGQNPPKHPHHRTAHGSWSNQLTNPSNHRHTLYGALVGGPNAQDQYDDDISDYVSNEVATDYNAAFTGNIAKMVQLFGKGQSKLPDFPPKEQPEDEFFVEAAVMNNDATSTQVKAVLYNRSGWPARRSQTLSFRYYVNLSEVFAKGLTEKDIQVTAAYNEGASLSPLKVYDASAHVYYAEIDFTGVVIFPGGESEHKKEIQFRLSAPNGSNIWDASNDYSFQGLTSNMQKTPRIPVFDDGSLVFGTLPDK
- a CDS encoding PolC-type DNA polymerase III codes for the protein MTDDDLSRYFEEGEIVKLTVHKLAKTWHFLFKFKALLPYKVYAMFLSRLTNAFSHIAQVTCTIEVNDPSISEELVQSYWSHCVEELQGISPPIISLLQQQKPSLSGHKIIIKTKSETEALAIKKKYSPMLQAAFKQVGFPELQFDTEIFVSDQEIQKFREQKLAEDQERAMQALTEMEKKESEEQEEGPSGPLMIGYQIKDNEEIRTLDSIMDEERRITVQGYVFDAETRELKSGRTLCIFKITDYTNSILIKMFAREKEDAQLMKSLKKGMWVKARGSIQNDTFVRDLVMIANDVNEMKPQLKEDTAPEGEKRVELHLHSPMSQMDAVTGIGRLVEQAKKWGHEAIALTDHAVVQSFPDAYAASRKHDIKMMYGVEINLVDDGVPIAYNPEHRLLEDATYVVFDVETTGLSAVYDTIIELAAVKIKGGEIIDRFEAFANPHHPLSATTIELTGITDDMVRDAPDVVDVVRDFKEWIGQDILVAHNASFDMGFLNTAYKRLLKTDKASNPVIDTLELGRFLYPEFKNHRLNTLCKKFDIELTQHHRAIYDAEATGYLMLKMLKDAAEKDIAYHDQLNENMGQSNAYQRSRPYHAILIAQNETGLKNLFKLVSLSHIHYFYRVPRIPRSQLEKYREGLIIGSACDKGEVFEGMMQKSPDEVEDIAAFYDYLEVHPPEVYQHLLQLELVRDERALKEIITNIVKLGEKLNKPVVATGNVHYLHPEDKIYRKILISSQGGANPLNRHELPKVHFRTTDEMLEAFSFLGEEKAKEIVVTNTKKVSEMVESIKPIKDDLYTPKIEGADEEIREMSYQMARSIYGDDLPKIVEDRIEKELKSIIGHGFAVIYLISHKLVKKSLDDGYLVGSRGSVGSSLVATLTEITEVNPLAPHYVCPSCKHSEFFNDGSVGSGFDLPDKDCPECGTPYKKDGHDIPFETFLGFKGDKVPDIDLNFSGEYQPIAHNYTKELFGEEYVYRAGTIGTVAEKTAYGYVKGYAGDHNLHMRGAEIDRLVQGCTGVKRTTGQHPGGIIVVPDYMDIYDFSPIQFPADATGSDWKTTHFDFHSIHDNLLKLDILGHDDPTVIRMLQDLSGIDPKTIPTDDPEVMKIFQGTEPLGVTEEQIGCKTGTLGIPEFGTRFVRQMLEDTKPTTFSELVQISGLSHGTDVWLGNAQELIHNKTCELSEVIGCRDDIMVYLIYQGLEPSLAFKIMESVRKGKGLPPEWEEEMKNNNVPNWYIDSCKKIKYMFPKAHAAAYVLMAVRIAYFKVHHALLYYAAYFTVRADDFDIETMTKGSNAIRAVMDDINSKGLDASPKEKNLLTVLELALEMCERGYHFKKVDLYRSSATEFIIDGDGLIPPFNSIPGLGTNVALNIVRARQDGEFLSKEDLQKRGKVSKTILEYLDRQGCLEALPDQNQLSLF
- a CDS encoding proline--tRNA ligase, with translation MRQSLTFIPTLREVPADAEAKSHQLLVRAGFIRQNTSGIYHYLPLAHKVIQHIQSIVRKEMEKAGAAELLMPVLQQAEMWQESGRWYTYGPELMRMKDRHGREFALGPTHEEVITSLVRSEVKSYKKLPLTLYQIQSKFRDEQRPRFGLLRGREFIMKDAYSFHSSPESLDDTYNKMFTAYSNVFSKVGLNFRPVIADSGAMGGKDTHEFMALSEVGEDTIAYSDTSSYAANIEMAEAVYQGEEANPADFKELEKVHTPQVKTIQDIAGFLDVDPSLCIKSVLFKADDAYVLILTRGDHEVNDVKVKNLVGAQLVELATREEVLEVIGTEPGFVGPVKLEAEVDIYADLTVKGMTNAVAGANEADYHYVNVNPARDVSVKEFTDLRFIQEGDVSPDGEGTIQFAKGIEVGQVFKLGTRYSESMDATYLDENGRAQPMIMGCYGIGISRTLSAIVEQHHDEKGIIWPEAVAPYDLHLLALNMKNDAQKELAETLYERLENEGFDVLFDDRQERAGVKFADSDLIGLPIRISCGKRSEEGIVEVKFRKSGESHEVSVDELISFIRQA
- the rseP gene encoding RIP metalloprotease RseP, with protein sequence MFVNTVIAFIIIFGTLVFFHELGHLIMAQRAGILCREFAIGFGPKIFSFKRKETVYTIRLLPIGGFVKMAGEDPEVIEIKPGHTVGLLFNEQNEVEKIILNDKEKYPDALVIEVEQIDLDHAMRISGYEAGNEDILTGYNVSQTSFYIADGEEIQIAPYNRQFGSKTVWQRIKAIAAGPIMNFILAYVILVALGFIQGVTVDDPVLGKLTKDGRAAEAGLMQGDHIVSINGDKMDSWTDVVQTVQKNPEKKMNVVIDRDGKESTVQVVPEAVKADGKNIGRFGSYPPTENGFLKVISSSGTTVISTAGLILTNLQKIVTGQFSLDMLAGPVGIYDMTGEVAKQGVLTLMQFAAFLSINLGIVNLLPIPALDGGRLLFLFVEAIRGKPINREKEALVVFIGVAFLMLLMLVVTWNDIQRLFL